The genomic interval TAAGTCCCTGTCCGTTTTACTTGGTTTTTAAAACCATGACTCAAAAGCGATGCGCCCCATCATGACAATATCCAGAGCGCAAAACGCAAACGCGACCTGCGTACTTTGAGGAACATAGCTTACATGTAAAGCGCGTTCTTTAATGGAATAGCGCTGTAAAGGCTTTCCTTTTAAGATCACCTCACCGCTTTTCGGGCTTAAAAGTCCTAAAAAAAGTTTCATCAAGGTACTTTTTCCCGTACCATTAGGCCCTAGAAGTGAGACGATGGAGCCCTCATCAATGTGAAGATCCACCCCTTGCAAAATCGGTGTGCTGTTATAAGAAAAGTAGAGATTTTCAGCGCTGTAAAAACTCATGCAAATCCTTTTTTCGCATTTTTCAGCGCAAAAACAAAGATAGGAATACCAATAAGCGACGTCGCAATCCCAATGGGAATCTCCACGCTCATCGATGTACGACATAAGGTATCGACGATGATGAGAAAGGTCGCTCCTAAAAGCGCGCACATTGGAAGCAGAACGCGGTTATCTGCTCCCACTAAAAAGCGCGCAATATGCGGTATGATAAGCCCTACCCAGCCGATCATTCCAGCAACGACAACGGTCAGAGTGCTGAGCAACGTAGCCAGTAAAATGGCACTGTTGCGCACCCACACCACACGTACTCCCAGAGCCTTGGCATCTTCATCGCCAAGACTTAAAACATTGAGGTATTTGCCCATTAAAGACAGAGCGATGGTGCTAAAAATCAGAGGGATGGCAACGCCAGAGAGCGTTTTCATATCGACCGCACTGAAAGAGCCCATCAGCCAGTAAACAATCGTCGGAAGTTTGTTGTATGGATCAGCGACATACTTCACCGTTGAAAGCAGTGCAGAAAAAAGCGAGCTAGAGATGACACCACCAAGGACTAAAAGAATCGTCTGTGAGCCGCTTCTACCGTAAATCTTCGCCACACCAAGGGCGACTAAAACGGCTACAAACCCAAAAGTAAACGAGAAAAGCTGCACGCCAAACCAACTCTCAGAGATCATAATGCCAAGTGCCGCACCAAACGAAGCGCCTGCAAGTACGCCTAAAATACCAGGCGACACCAAAGGATTCACAAACATCGCTT from Sulfurospirillum multivorans DSM 12446 carries:
- a CDS encoding FecCD family ABC transporter permease, which encodes MKNSFLFGMMIVMLGASLLISLALGRYEIDLSTLTQLLLWKVLNIGTAPNEVMLLSNIVFDIRLPRILAVILVGAALSVSGGAFQAMFVNPLVSPGILGVLAGASFGAALGIMISESWFGVQLFSFTFGFVAVLVALGVAKIYGRSGSQTILLVLGGVISSSLFSALLSTVKYVADPYNKLPTIVYWLMGSFSAVDMKTLSGVAIPLIFSTIALSLMGKYLNVLSLGDEDAKALGVRVVWVRNSAILLATLLSTLTVVVAGMIGWVGLIIPHIARFLVGADNRVLLPMCALLGATFLIIVDTLCRTSMSVEIPIGIATSLIGIPIFVFALKNAKKGFA